The nucleotide window GTGCATCGGCAAGGCCACGACCATCGACGACAACTCCCGCATGCGCATGGAGGGCACGGAGTTCTACATGAAGAGCGAGGAGGAGATGCGCCAGCTCTTCTCGTGGTACCCCCAGGCATGCGACAACACGCTCGAGGTCGCGGACAAGTGCGACTACGAGCTTGACTGGAACTCCATGTACCTGCCCGAGTTCCCGGGGCTCCGCAAGGGCGAGACGGCCGAGGAGCGCTTTCGCGAGGAGTGCGAGCGCGGCCTGGCCAAGCGCTACGGCGAGGGCTGGCGCGACCTCGAGATCGGCGGTTGGAACGTGAGGGACCGCTTCGAGCACGAGTACAAGATCATCACCGAGAAGGGCTTCGCCAACTACTTCCTCATCGTCCAGGACTACGTGCAGTGGGCCAAGGATAACGGCATCGGCGTGGGTCCCGGCCGTGGCTCGGCGGCGGGCGCCATCGTCGCCTACGCCATGAACATCACCAACTTCGACCCGCTCGAGAACGGCCTGATGTTCGAGCGCTTCCTCTCGCCCCAGCGCTCCGAGATGCCCGACATCGACATGGACTTCGATGACGAGCACCTCCAGATGGTCCTCCAGCACGTGCGCGACGTGTACGGCGAGGACCGCGTCTGCAAGGTCATCACCTACTCGACCATCAAGGCCAAGCAGGCCATCAACGACGCCAACCGCGTCTTGGGCTTCCCGGTCTACATGGGGCAGCGCCTCTCCAAGATGCTCTCGAACGACCCCAAGCTGACGCTCCCCAACGCCCTCCACAAGAACGAGAAGAAGCCGGACCAGTACTCTCCCGACTTCGAGGAGGCATACAACAAGGACGCGGACGCGCACCGCATCATCGATGCGGCACTCTCCATCGAGGGCTTCATGCGTGGGGAGGGCGTCCATGCCTGCGCGACGCTCATCGCGCCGACGCCCGTCACAGACCACGTGCCCACCAAGCTCGACACCAAGGGCAACGTCACCATCACCCAGTACGAGGGCCACTCGGTCGCGGACATGGGCCTCCTCAAGATGGACTTCCTGGGCCTGCGCACGCTCACAGTCATCAACAAGGCGCTCGAGAACATCCGTCGCAGCTACCCCGACCTCTCTCGCGCAGACGAGCTGCCCGAGCAAGTCAGGTCTGCCATCAAGCCCGGGGCGACCTGCGTGGACCTTGACGTCGACAAGTGCGACTTCTCTGATCCCGCCATCTACGAGCTTCTGGGTTCCGGCCACACCGCCGGCGTCTTCCAGGTCGAGTCTGCGGGCATGACCGCCACCATCAAGGGCATGCAACCCACCGAGTACAAGCACATCGTCGCACTCATCGCCCTCTATCGCCCAGGCCCCCTGGGCGCCGGCATGGTCACGAGCTACATCAACCGCATGAACGGAAAGGAGCCCGTCGTCTTCTACGACGACCGCCTCTCGGACATCTTGGACGAGACCTACGGCACCATGGTCTACCAGGAGCAGGTCATGCAGATCTCGATGAAGATGTCCAACTTCTCGCCCGGCGAGTCCGACGGTCGCATCCGCAAGCCCGTGGCCAAGAAGAAGATCAAGATGCTTACGAGCCAGGTCTTCCACTGGGAGGGCGACGGCGCCGACGAGACCATCTACGACCACTGGATGAACGGCGCCCTTGGCAACGGCTACCAGCGCGACGTCGCCCAGCGCATCTGGGACGACGTCCTGGAGTTCGCCTCCTACGCGTTCAACAAGTCCCACTCCGCCGGCTATGCCATCCTCGTCATGCAGACCGCCTGGCTCAAGTCCCACTTCCCCCGCGAGTTCATGGCCTCCGTCCTCACGTCCTACATGGGCAAGACGGACAAGATCGTCCACTATGTCACGTCCTGCCGCCGCGAGGGCATCGACGTCCTGCCCCCTGACGTGAACGAGTCCGGCAAGGACTTCACGGCCACCCCCCAGGGCGTCCGCTTCGGCTTCGCGGGCATCCGCGGCGTGGGCGACGGCGTGGGCGAGGCCATCATGGCCGAGCGCGAGGCCCGGGGCCCCTTCAAGAGCCTCCATGACTTCTGCGAGCGTGTCGACGGCAGCCAGGCAAACCGCCGCGTGGTCGAGGCCCTCATCAAGTCGGGTGCCTTCGACTCGACGGGTTACCCACGCAAGCAGCTCATGGGCTTCGTCGACAAGAACGACCCTGCCAACATCATCGACGCCGCCGCCAAGCGCCAGAAGGACAAGGCCAACGGCCAGGTCTCGATGTTCGACATGTTTGCGGACGTCGCCGGCGCCGGCTTCGAGGACGACATTCCCGAGCCCAACCCCCACGACGAGTGGGACCGCAACACGAAGCTGGCCCAAGAGCACGAGGTCCTCGGCATCTACGTCTCCGACCACCCGCTGCGCCCGTATGAGTATGCCATCTCCAAGGCGCGTGACTACACGCTGAGCGAGATAGAGGAGTCCGAGGAGGTCGTCGACCCCGTCTCGGGTGCCGCCACCACCCGCTACAAGGTCCCCGAGGGCAAGCCCATACGCCTTGCGGGAATGGTGCCTGTGGGAGGCGTGGTCAAGAAGGTGACCAAGAAGGGCGATCAGATGGCCATCGTCACCTTGGAGGACATGGAGGGGGAGGTGACGCTCGTGGTCTTCCCCAAGGCGTACAGGGAGTGTGCCGCCGCCCTCGAGGGCGAGGTCGACGAGCAGACTGGCGAGCGCGTGGGCAACGTCTTCATCGAGGCGACCGGCAGGCTCGAACGCGGCGATCGTGGCATCCAGGTCATCGTGAGCTCCATATCGGCGATGGAGCTCAACGAGCACACCAACAGACCCAAGGTCATCGAGGTCTACCTGCCGCTGCGCATGCTGTCGACGGGACGCATGGAGGCACTCCAGTCGATCTTCTCTCGCTACGGGGGCATGGACCGCGTCGAGCTCATGGTCGAGAGCGCATCGGGCGACCTCATGCGCATGGAACTGCCGACCAAGGTAGACGCCCGCAACATGGTCCTCATGGCCGAGGTGAAGGACTTCGTGGGTGCAGAGGGCCACGTCCAGGTGGCGTGATCCCTCTCGCCGTGCCTTGGGATGGGTGGGAGGAGCCCCGCATGAAGATTGGCATCGCACAGATCAACACCCGCCCCGGGGACTTCGAGACCACCTCCGGGCGCATGGTCGCGCAGAGCGAGCGCGCCGCGCAGGAGGGCGTCGAACTGCTCGTGTTTCCACTTGCGGCGCTCGCAGGCGTCGAGGCCGCGGCACCTACCGACCAGGGGGACTTCTACCTTGACATGGCCTGCACCCTGGAGGGCCTCGCACAGGCGCTGGCGTGTCCCTGCGTCGTGGCGTTCGTGTGCGACCTTGGGGAGGGGACGTTGGCGCCCCTGGCGCTTTTGATCGAGGGCGGTCGCGTGCGCCCCCTTGGCTTCGGGCTTGCCCTGGGGCCCGAGGGGCCGGGAGGCGCTAAGGACGAGGGTGACGCCCCCGCGTACGATCTGCCCGAGGTCCGGATAGGCGACCTGTCCTTTGGCATCGCATTCGGCTACGAGGACCTGGACGACTACGACGACTATGACTTCGACGTGGACGCCATCCTCTACCTCTCCAGTTACGGGTATGCCGCTGACGACCCCTCGTCCGCCCTCGGGGCGGCGCTCTCCGAGAACCGCTTCGTGGGCGACGCCCTCAAGACGGGCGCCTGGATCGTGGGGGTGGGTTCCCTGGGAGGCTACGGCATGCAGGTGTTCACGGGATCGAGCTTCGTGCTTGACCCGACGGGCGCGCTCAGGGCATCGGCACCGGGCTTCGAGGAGTCCTTCGTCACCTGTGACATAGGGGGCGCCTGTCAGGCGGGACGTGTCGGGTCCCTGACGCCCGAGGTGTATGACCGGCCCTTCCACCTGTGGCAGTCCCTGTGCGTCGGCCTTCGTGACTATCTTGCCAAGGAGCAGGTCAAGGACGTCGCCCTGGTCGTCGACGGAACGCTGCGCTCCCTGGCTCTCGCGGCGCTCGCCACCGACGCCCTCGGTCCGACCCATGTACATGCGCTCGTCGACGTCGCCCGCCCAGGTGTTCGCGTGGGTGCCGCGGACGGCCTGGTGCGCTCCCTGCGCATAGACGTGCTCCCGACGCCCCCGGCAGGTGGGCTTGAGGTGCCATCCACGGGGGTCGCCACCGGCCACCCCCAGGTGCTACGTCGTGGCATCGTCGGGGCGTACCTTGCAGCCTGGGCCCACGACCTGGGAGCCCTTGTGCTCTCGTCCCTCGACAAGACGACGCTGGCACTCGAGGGGATGCCGCACCACGCCAGCGCCGCAGCCCTCTGCCCATTGGGTGACGTCTACCTCGAGGACATAGTAGCCATGGTCCGCATGCGCAACACCGTCTCGCCCATCCTGCCCCCTGCCATCCTCGAGCAGTGGGAGCTGCCCGTCGTCGCCGGCTACGACCGCCATGGGGTCTCGGGCGAGGCGTGGACTATGACGATCGGCCTCATCCTGTCGGAGCACCTCGAGTGGGGGCGCACGGTGGGTGAGATAGTGCAGGCGGGTGGGCAGGACCCCGCGCTCGTCGAGGCCACGCTCGCCGCCCTCGATGCGGCTGGGCCCTGGCGCGCCGGTCGCATGCACTGCCTGTCCGCAAGCACGGCACCGCTCGTCGAGGCGTGCCGTCCGCCCGCGCTTGCCTGGCGCGACCACGTCCGTGGCGACGGGGGGCAAGACGGCTTCGACGCGCTCGCACGCCTCCTTCTCGCCGTCGGCCCCGAGCCTCGCGTGAGCGACGGGGGCGAGCTGGGGGACGAAGAGGGTGCCGATTGGGACGCGGATGAGCGAAGTGCCACGAGGGAGATAAGCGACGCCCTCGGCTTCCTGCGTGACTTCTCGATCGGCGGCGGCTTCAGGCCGACGGGCTTCGGCGAGCCTGGCGGGGGGCCGCGCACGGAGGGCGCCTCTCGGGGGGACGACGGCCGAGGGCCTGACGGTGCCTCCGAGCGGGAGGGGCCAGGGGCGCCCTGGCCGAGCCCCTTCTCGCAGAACTGATTTTCGGCGAGGCCATCCCGTGCGATCGGACGTATGCTAGGATAGAACGAACGTTCTAACGTACGATGCTGGAGGGCATGTGATCATACTTGGGATAGACCCAGGGCTCGCGAATACCGGTTGGGGTGTCATCGAGACGCGCGGCACCCTCTGCCGCGCGCGGGCGTATGGCTGCATCAGCACAAGCTCCTCCGAGACGCTCGACCGTCGCCTGGGTGCCATCTACGATGGGCTCTCAGAGGCGATAGGGACGTACCAGCCCTCGCAGCTTGCCATAGAGAAGATCTTCTTCGGCGAGAACACGCGCTCCGCCCTGGCGACGGCACATGCCCGTGGGGCGGCGATCGTGGCCTGCTCCCGCATGGGACTCGAGATGGGCGAGTACACTCCCATGCAGATAAAGCAAGCCGTCGTGGGGACGGGGTCGGCTGACAAGCGCCAGGTCATCTACATGGTCAGGAACATCCTCGACCTCGATCACGACCCGAGGCCCGACCACTGCGCGGACGCACTCGCCGCAGCGGTCTGCCATGCCAACCTCACGCGGACCAAGAGGGTCACCCGTGACGCCGCGGCCGCCCAGGTGCTGGCGCAGGAGAGGGCCCAGGAGGCCCAGGATCGCATCGAGGCCCGCGAGGTGACCGCCGCCGCGACCGCGGCCCACGTCTCGCGCTCGATGGAAAGCGGGCGCGCGGCCCTGGGCCACGCGCGGCAGAGCAGGAGGAACAGCCGATGATCGTGCAGCTGACGGGAACCCTCGTCGAGGTGCTCCCCACCCATGTGATAGTCGACGTCGGTGGTATCGGCTACGAGCTTGGTGTGTCGGCAACCACGGCTGCCTCGCTTCCCGCCGTAGGCGAGGCCGGCGTCACCCTCCTTGCGCGCATGCTGGTGAAGGAGAGTGCGGTCGAACTCTACGGCTTTGCGTCGCGCGAGGAGC belongs to Olsenella uli DSM 7084 and includes:
- a CDS encoding NAD(+) synthetase; translation: MKIGIAQINTRPGDFETTSGRMVAQSERAAQEGVELLVFPLAALAGVEAAAPTDQGDFYLDMACTLEGLAQALACPCVVAFVCDLGEGTLAPLALLIEGGRVRPLGFGLALGPEGPGGAKDEGDAPAYDLPEVRIGDLSFGIAFGYEDLDDYDDYDFDVDAILYLSSYGYAADDPSSALGAALSENRFVGDALKTGAWIVGVGSLGGYGMQVFTGSSFVLDPTGALRASAPGFEESFVTCDIGGACQAGRVGSLTPEVYDRPFHLWQSLCVGLRDYLAKEQVKDVALVVDGTLRSLALAALATDALGPTHVHALVDVARPGVRVGAADGLVRSLRIDVLPTPPAGGLEVPSTGVATGHPQVLRRGIVGAYLAAWAHDLGALVLSSLDKTTLALEGMPHHASAAALCPLGDVYLEDIVAMVRMRNTVSPILPPAILEQWELPVVAGYDRHGVSGEAWTMTIGLILSEHLEWGRTVGEIVQAGGQDPALVEATLAALDAAGPWRAGRMHCLSASTAPLVEACRPPALAWRDHVRGDGGQDGFDALARLLLAVGPEPRVSDGGELGDEEGADWDADERSATREISDALGFLRDFSIGGGFRPTGFGEPGGGPRTEGASRGDDGRGPDGASEREGPGAPWPSPFSQN
- the dnaE gene encoding DNA polymerase III subunit alpha encodes the protein MAFVHLHNHSDFSILDGATPVESLVKRAVDLKMPAVALTDHGYLFGVPNLDLECRSYNDVQANMKQWRHDVECFQKGWELEEPAPDAAEADYFDRVHDQWASDLATWESSGHDLAAVRANRPRLKIKPIFGCEAYFITDDCIERGTKQRRYHLILLAKNERGYVNLIKCMSQAAGHEMMYYKPRTTLDMLKRYHEGLICQSACVQGIIQQRVIEGDVEGARQWARTFQDVFGDDFYMEIQDHGLEFPNGWNDRKLDEYLIKIADELGVKVVCTNDIHYLTREDASTQDILSCIGKATTIDDNSRMRMEGTEFYMKSEEEMRQLFSWYPQACDNTLEVADKCDYELDWNSMYLPEFPGLRKGETAEERFREECERGLAKRYGEGWRDLEIGGWNVRDRFEHEYKIITEKGFANYFLIVQDYVQWAKDNGIGVGPGRGSAAGAIVAYAMNITNFDPLENGLMFERFLSPQRSEMPDIDMDFDDEHLQMVLQHVRDVYGEDRVCKVITYSTIKAKQAINDANRVLGFPVYMGQRLSKMLSNDPKLTLPNALHKNEKKPDQYSPDFEEAYNKDADAHRIIDAALSIEGFMRGEGVHACATLIAPTPVTDHVPTKLDTKGNVTITQYEGHSVADMGLLKMDFLGLRTLTVINKALENIRRSYPDLSRADELPEQVRSAIKPGATCVDLDVDKCDFSDPAIYELLGSGHTAGVFQVESAGMTATIKGMQPTEYKHIVALIALYRPGPLGAGMVTSYINRMNGKEPVVFYDDRLSDILDETYGTMVYQEQVMQISMKMSNFSPGESDGRIRKPVAKKKIKMLTSQVFHWEGDGADETIYDHWMNGALGNGYQRDVAQRIWDDVLEFASYAFNKSHSAGYAILVMQTAWLKSHFPREFMASVLTSYMGKTDKIVHYVTSCRREGIDVLPPDVNESGKDFTATPQGVRFGFAGIRGVGDGVGEAIMAEREARGPFKSLHDFCERVDGSQANRRVVEALIKSGAFDSTGYPRKQLMGFVDKNDPANIIDAAAKRQKDKANGQVSMFDMFADVAGAGFEDDIPEPNPHDEWDRNTKLAQEHEVLGIYVSDHPLRPYEYAISKARDYTLSEIEESEEVVDPVSGAATTRYKVPEGKPIRLAGMVPVGGVVKKVTKKGDQMAIVTLEDMEGEVTLVVFPKAYRECAAALEGEVDEQTGERVGNVFIEATGRLERGDRGIQVIVSSISAMELNEHTNRPKVIEVYLPLRMLSTGRMEALQSIFSRYGGMDRVELMVESASGDLMRMELPTKVDARNMVLMAEVKDFVGAEGHVQVA
- the ruvC gene encoding crossover junction endodeoxyribonuclease RuvC, which translates into the protein MIILGIDPGLANTGWGVIETRGTLCRARAYGCISTSSSETLDRRLGAIYDGLSEAIGTYQPSQLAIEKIFFGENTRSALATAHARGAAIVACSRMGLEMGEYTPMQIKQAVVGTGSADKRQVIYMVRNILDLDHDPRPDHCADALAAAVCHANLTRTKRVTRDAAAAQVLAQERAQEAQDRIEAREVTAAATAAHVSRSMESGRAALGHARQSRRNSR